One window of the Gemmatimonadaceae bacterium genome contains the following:
- a CDS encoding menaquinone biosynthesis protein, giving the protein MLRVGRIQYINTYPVYGAVDRGLVPLDATMVDGVPTALNAMMYDGSIDVSVISAVEYAMHAERYLLLPDLAITSDGPVRSVMLFSKRPVSDLGGRTVLVSRSSMTSVELLALLFRERWGVEPVLVPSDAESADFAHFGAEEHEARLVIGDAALLLSSGTHPASRAYPFHVDLGLEWKEWTGLPFVFAVWVAQRTVPVAAALAVHAALIESRDWGVAHLPVLAEQAAVTTGVPRDTCLAYFAGLDYRLSLPHLRGLTEFYRRLDAIGRVPARPLVFLSAA; this is encoded by the coding sequence ATGCTGCGCGTCGGCCGCATCCAGTACATCAACACCTACCCGGTGTACGGCGCCGTCGATCGCGGGCTCGTGCCGCTCGACGCCACGATGGTGGACGGGGTGCCGACCGCGCTGAACGCGATGATGTACGACGGCTCGATCGACGTCAGCGTCATCAGCGCCGTGGAGTACGCGATGCACGCCGAGCGCTACCTGCTGCTGCCCGACCTCGCGATCACCAGCGACGGGCCGGTGCGCAGCGTGATGCTCTTCAGCAAGCGCCCGGTGTCGGACCTCGGCGGCCGCACCGTGCTCGTGTCGCGGAGCAGCATGACGTCGGTGGAGCTGCTCGCACTCCTCTTCCGCGAGCGCTGGGGCGTGGAGCCGGTGCTGGTGCCCTCCGATGCCGAGAGCGCGGACTTTGCCCACTTCGGCGCCGAGGAGCACGAGGCGCGGCTGGTGATCGGTGACGCGGCGCTGCTGCTCTCGTCGGGCACCCACCCCGCCAGCCGCGCGTACCCGTTCCATGTGGACCTGGGCCTCGAGTGGAAGGAGTGGACGGGGCTGCCGTTCGTGTTCGCCGTCTGGGTCGCGCAGCGGACCGTTCCGGTGGCCGCGGCGCTGGCCGTGCACGCGGCGCTGATCGAGTCCCGTGACTGGGGCGTCGCGCACCTCCCGGTGCTGGCGGAGCAGGCCGCCGTCACCACCGGCGTCCCGCGGGACACCTGCCTCGCGTACTTCGCGGGCCTCGACTACCGGCTGTCCCTCCCGCACCTGCGGGGCCTGACCGAGTTCTATCGCCGCCTCGATGCCATCGGTCGCGTGCCGGCGCGTCCGCTCGTCTTTCTCTCTGCGGCCTGA